The following coding sequences lie in one Novipirellula aureliae genomic window:
- a CDS encoding DEAD/DEAH box helicase translates to MTTNTANGSSTKGMAKKKGNVFHRRLGSLTYFQACQLLGDEGANLIRDGGRLFEIESDDHVYLGGDLYRVRIEDPEVDGGIAIASITLQSARSKQLQTNCDCCEVPCVHLGAAIDHLLNAKTDLGLAQPPDESVPLENLTRDELNERALSDRMKRAEEEKMKVRSTNTGCPWTDYVVTSVQSGRTYRVALRSFETGESYCSCPDFRGNRLRTCKHILHVQAKVKQRFNPSKLGKPYRRKKLSLRIDYGNERGLLFNMPHKSDPRIEEIVGNGSVVPMIDAEDVMTRIAALDQAGFDVTIYPDAEDFIQRQLVQKRVAEACQEIRKDPATHPLRTELLDAELLPYQLDGIAFAVGAGRAILADDMGLGKTIQGIGVAELLNRLAEIRRVLVICPASLKSQWRSEISRFSGRDSQIVLGRGADRAEQYRSDKFFTICNYEQILRDLSAVEAVPWDLIILDEGQRIKNWESKTSNVVRQLDSPFRLVLSGTPLENRLGDLFTVTRFVDETRLGPAYEFFHRHHVVDERGKTLGYQRLDELRERLSPILLRRTRSEVAKQLPQRTDEIIRCSPTAEQMEIHDSHMAIVAQIVHKRFMTEMDLLRMQKSLLMARMACDSTYLIDQEEPEYSSKLERLSELLDGLIDDPSRKIIVFSEWRRMLDRIERKLSNLGADFVRLDGQVPQKKRGALVDRFQTDPECRVILMTNAGSTGLNLQAANTVINVDLPWNPAVLEQRIARAYRMGQENPVHVYKMVTSGDSIEEKLLNTLASKQELANASIDYNSDVTEVAMTSGMEDLKRRLEVILDPLPPAELDQSQQRRVEAETQRLVEQREKVSAASGQLITAALSLAGELMSGPDTNPPAEESVVKLTERLSQCVERDEQGRPKLTISLADDTALRGLATTLAKLLDS, encoded by the coding sequence ATGACGACGAACACGGCAAACGGATCCAGCACCAAAGGAATGGCCAAGAAAAAGGGAAACGTGTTTCATCGCCGCCTTGGTTCTCTGACCTATTTCCAAGCTTGCCAATTGCTTGGTGACGAAGGCGCAAATCTGATTCGCGATGGCGGACGGCTGTTTGAGATTGAATCGGATGATCACGTTTATCTTGGCGGCGATTTGTATCGCGTGCGAATCGAAGATCCTGAGGTCGACGGTGGCATCGCGATTGCATCGATCACACTTCAATCCGCTCGGTCCAAACAGCTGCAAACCAATTGCGATTGCTGTGAGGTTCCCTGCGTTCATCTCGGAGCCGCGATCGATCACTTGCTCAACGCCAAAACCGACTTGGGATTAGCACAGCCACCTGATGAATCGGTACCGCTTGAGAACTTGACTCGCGACGAACTAAACGAGCGAGCTTTGTCGGACCGAATGAAACGAGCCGAAGAAGAAAAGATGAAGGTTCGTTCGACCAATACCGGTTGCCCCTGGACCGATTATGTCGTGACCAGTGTGCAATCGGGGCGGACGTACCGTGTTGCCCTGCGGTCGTTTGAAACGGGCGAATCCTATTGCTCCTGCCCCGACTTTCGTGGCAATCGATTGCGCACGTGCAAACACATTTTGCACGTGCAAGCCAAAGTGAAGCAGCGTTTCAATCCATCGAAATTGGGCAAGCCATATCGACGCAAAAAATTATCGCTTCGGATCGATTATGGTAATGAGCGTGGCTTGCTGTTCAACATGCCCCATAAATCCGATCCTCGCATCGAAGAAATCGTAGGCAACGGCTCGGTCGTCCCGATGATCGATGCTGAGGACGTGATGACTCGCATTGCTGCACTCGATCAAGCGGGTTTCGATGTGACGATCTATCCCGACGCCGAGGATTTCATCCAACGGCAATTGGTACAAAAGCGTGTTGCCGAGGCGTGTCAAGAAATCCGCAAAGATCCTGCGACCCATCCGCTGCGGACGGAATTACTGGACGCCGAACTGTTGCCTTACCAACTCGACGGGATTGCGTTCGCCGTTGGAGCAGGCCGGGCGATTTTGGCGGACGATATGGGACTTGGAAAGACCATTCAAGGCATCGGGGTCGCGGAGCTTTTGAATCGTTTGGCCGAGATAAGACGCGTCTTGGTGATCTGTCCTGCTTCTCTGAAATCACAATGGCGGAGCGAGATTTCTCGTTTCAGTGGTCGTGATTCGCAGATCGTTCTCGGTCGTGGCGCGGATCGAGCCGAACAATATCGCAGCGACAAATTCTTTACCATTTGCAACTATGAACAAATTCTTCGTGATCTGTCAGCCGTTGAAGCGGTGCCCTGGGATTTGATTATTCTCGACGAAGGACAACGGATCAAGAACTGGGAGTCCAAAACCAGCAACGTTGTTCGGCAGCTCGACAGTCCCTTCCGCTTGGTTCTCTCAGGAACGCCGCTCGAGAATCGCTTGGGTGATTTGTTTACCGTCACGCGGTTTGTTGATGAGACACGGCTTGGGCCAGCGTATGAGTTTTTTCACCGGCACCATGTTGTCGACGAACGCGGCAAGACCCTTGGCTATCAGCGCCTCGATGAACTTCGCGAACGTTTGTCGCCGATTTTGTTGCGGCGGACGCGAAGCGAAGTCGCGAAGCAATTGCCTCAGCGTACCGATGAAATTATTCGCTGTAGTCCAACGGCGGAACAGATGGAAATTCATGATTCGCACATGGCAATCGTTGCTCAGATCGTCCACAAGCGATTCATGACCGAAATGGATTTGCTGCGGATGCAGAAATCACTGCTAATGGCTCGGATGGCTTGCGATAGTACCTATTTGATCGATCAAGAAGAGCCTGAATACAGCAGCAAACTCGAACGCTTGAGCGAACTGCTCGATGGATTGATCGACGATCCCTCCCGCAAAATCATCGTGTTTAGCGAATGGCGCCGAATGCTCGATCGGATCGAGCGTAAACTCAGCAACCTAGGTGCCGACTTTGTGCGGCTTGACGGTCAAGTCCCCCAGAAGAAACGTGGTGCATTGGTCGATCGGTTCCAAACCGATCCCGAATGCCGCGTGATCCTGATGACCAACGCTGGTTCAACCGGTCTGAACTTGCAAGCGGCCAACACGGTCATCAACGTTGACTTGCCTTGGAACCCGGCGGTGTTGGAGCAACGAATTGCACGGGCTTATCGAATGGGGCAAGAGAACCCGGTACACGTCTACAAAATGGTGACAAGTGGCGATTCGATCGAAGAAAAACTATTGAATACGTTGGCATCGAAGCAAGAATTGGCGAATGCATCGATCGACTACAATAGTGACGTGACCGAGGTCGCCATGACTAGTGGAATGGAGGATTTAAAACGTCGCTTAGAGGTCATCCTCGATCCACTGCCTCCGGCGGAACTTGACCAAAGTCAACAACGACGTGTCGAAGCGGAAACGCAACGCTTGGTGGAGCAGCGAGAAAAGGTATCAGCGGCGTCGGGACAATTGATTACCGCCGCCTTGTCACTGGCGGGTGAATTGATGAGTGGCCCCGATACAAATCCTCCAGCCGAAGAGTCGGTCGTGAAGCTGACCGAGAGATTGTCGCAGTGCGTTGAACGAGACGAACAGGGGCGTCCGAAATTGACGATCTCACTAGCCGACGACACCGCTCTTCGAGGGTTAGCGACGACGTTGGCGAAACTGCTCGATTCGTGA